From the Argentina anserina chromosome 3, drPotAnse1.1, whole genome shotgun sequence genome, the window GAGCTCTCATCATTTGTTGGCAATCAGAGAGACCAATTAGACCTTAGCATAAGGGCAGTCATTTTGGTATTGCCATCCATTATATGTACAACACCAGGCTTTACACTGAATCTCTCACTCAAGTTAAACTTCAAGTAGGATTCGATCTGAAAATGGTCACAGCTATTTGGACCTCCAAGCATCCCATTTAAACTCATTCCCCATCCAACTGAATCTTCAGAGTCATCAGACACAGAAACGGCCCATTCTACATGCCTGGGATTTGATTTTTTCATCTCAACCCAACCCCCGATCTTTGTCGTCTCATCAACTTCAGATTCTAACATCAGCGCAATGGATCCAGTTGCTGATACGTATCCTTGTGAGTTTTTTCTTAATGGTGGAGCTGATGCTTCAACCATTGTCGAACGGGATGCATAGTGTTCCGAAGTGGCTGATGAGACGGAAAGAGCTTTGTGATTGACACATTCACTTGATGATTTGGGCATTTGTTGAAGACCAAGAAGCGAGAGTTTGGTGTTTCCAGGAAGTTGGCAGACAATTTGCGCAAAAGTGCTAAAGCAGTGCCCACCTAAACCTACTTGCATTCCAAGTCCTGATACAGACTGCGCCAATGAAGCAACAACTACATTTGCATTTTTCACCGTTATGCCAATTGCACTGCCATTATGCTCATTTAGCAAAGGTGGTCCGAATGACGATCGATCAGTTAGGCCCTTTCCCTGCCAGGAAAAACAATTTGATTTACTAAAGAGACTGATTGACAAAAGTGACTATACCAGtaactttcaagtttcaacaagGAAATACACAAGGCCAGAACATGTTTATGTTTGGAGTATCATATTTGGCGCTGAAACAACAGAGTCAACACAATAGAGTGTGCAGCATGCCTCATAATATGGTTGACATTACTCGTTAAAAAAAGCAGAGCTTACATGATTGCCACAACAAATTCAAACAATGAGATGTGGTGGCATTGACCAATtcaaacaaaactaaaagagAATTGTTTAATTTATTCACCAGTCTCTACTTTTAATCTACTATTTAGTATTAACAGCCTTTATTGTCTTCAAAGCAATTAGACACAATCATCAGGCTAGCATCTATCTCATGAACTATGACATTATTGTTATGTTAAATAAGCACCTGAACACACTCCAATATCATCATTAGGAATTCAGGGAGACATCTCTCTCATGAATCATGACCTTAATCTTTATGAAATTACCACCTGAACATCATTCAAAAGTCCCTGAGCTGCACACAGTTCTTACCAAATTGAAAACCAACCAATAACACGAAAACAATCCATAGTTTCCAGACCACCATTGACATCAATCAATGCAAAAGCAAACAATACCTGATGAGAAGGACTAGTAAGAACCGCAACATCCCTGCACCGAGATCCCACTGGAATAGCAAGGCAGGACAACCAATTGCTCACATTTGCCGTATAACACACCTTAGCTAGATAAACGGCACTTTCTGAAACATCACAAACATCACTCCTGTGCTTCTGCCCGGCCAAAAACTCACACACAAGAGCATCACTCTCCCTCACTGCAGTTTCGAAACTCAACCTACAATCAACTCCAGTTCTAATTCCAGCTCTACTAAGAGCCTCACAATTCTGAAGACCCCCATCATCATTACTATGCTTCCACAAGAAACCCCCCAAGAAATCAACCTCTCCCTTCAAATGGGTGTTGCCTCCTTGAAATGGGTTTCTTTTGGAAGGCCCAAATAAGGCCAGCATTCTCTCAACCTTGTCTTGCCTATCTCTCAATCtcatcaaatctgaaaatgtcTCTCTTTGCAGTCGCTTCAGTATTTCAATCTGAACATCAAAAACATACAAAAAGATTCTAACTTTGAATAAAGCATGCAACTTTTGAAGACCCATTACAATTAGAAATCCCAATTTAGAGTATTTAGGGTGAAATTTCGTTACCGGATTCCGGCTAGGTGGAGATTTGGCGCGGCGGTGGATGAGGTTGTCGAAAAACTCTTGAGTTGATATCATGAAACCTTCAATGGCCTCCATTAGAGAGACGCAGAGGGAGCAAAAGGGTGTGTTTGGATTTCAAAGATGAGATCCGAGAGCGGCAGAGGTTGATGCTTTCGCTCCCTTTTCTCTGTCTGAGTGTTCTGTGTTTCATTGCTATTTCAATTTCCCGGCCTTAGCGAAACGATGCGTTTTGAAGGTAAAATTATCTAAACGTCAGCATTTTTTATTCTAACGAATAGCTCCACTATGACATAGATGATGTGTTTTAGtgcaaaattatcaaaatacatcttaaatttaattaaaactgtcaatttatattttgaatttgtatttaagTTAATTTATCttctaaatttggtaaaaattaccgatttgcacccatCTATTAAaattaactgtttctatctaattttatGTCACATGCACATGGCAatattgtcattttctatttatatttttctttaaaaaaataaaaatattacttAAAAGGaagattatttttttaatcaaattatttatttacatcttttttctacatatttaaccatatttcgaattatatattcaacatactcaCTCATTCAATTATAGTgcgttgtgtatatatatttttatatgtacacatttatttttttattttatgtgtatttatttatattttttaatatttttaaacATACCATattacgtaaaataataaatatataaattaataacgtgttttaaaaaaaaacaaaaaaacatagtagcaagtgttcctcttaagtaattttcttaatttatttgtaacgaccctaaaatttcgagcttaaaaaactcaaaattttaaaatcgttaagcacaaaataatctcaatgaattcgaaatcattttaatgtcacagcggatcacctctgagtttaaaacataactcagtcaagccgattattacaaaccaaatgataattcaacatataacaattggaattgtataattctcacaacaacctcacaaataaaatcacaccaaatctcacacataATCCACGATGGAACCTCActacgactggatgcgatcgacttcgagtcttcggagtcgtcactcaatcaccactactcaacacctgcggaagtatcccctacaccattgaaattggtgcaccgggattgcaacacaaacccggtaagctttacagctcgtatgagtaaaatattaaaataactctcgtctcataaaagacacaactccacatcaacacagtataaagaaaatcatgagaaaacgagcaacccatctggttactctaatactttcacaaaatggtaactaatgagcgctggtacacatctgttacccctcacttagtataccgctgatgttgggtaaccacccgccacccaacatccaaaacaagctgagtacccatgagcagataaccacccgttacctcccatgcagtactatggcagacagactagagctctaactgtatcgtaactttcgcccggccaaaggctaggttccgacttgcctcacatgtacaataatctcacatcatattgtaccacacatcacgtccgaagacaaatcacaatatttcacattttccgtgataaaatcacatgtacaataatctcacatcatattgtacgttttaaaactttcacaatatatccataataaaaatcataacagtatattatatagtaaactatatatattcgtatttatttaccatttatacaatatatacatagtccactatatcatatacatgtcatatttcataaacacctgaaaaattacgtacgataatctcacatcatatcgtaccattaaaatcacacatgcacaatttttctgtcaccgaaatgactatttttaatgaattaataacagtatgtaatttaatgaactatatatatatatgtatttattaccattatactatatatatacgtagtccactaagttatatacatgttgtaattcattaaataaacacacttgcaaaaatgttgaatcaccacgagggtagattcgtaattcagtgagattttactcaccttatcgactcgagcgtgattccacaattcccgatgatattcctttcctcgatttaatgatcaccttgaacagataagaaaagaatttagaatcgtttcgtaacctttaaatgccgaaacagtaataatcggttactgttcagcaattttcggttttacgaagttactgttcagtggtaCTATTCCCagatactgtacaaatatgcaattaatacgtatttctgtacgtataaatattatatacgtagttctgtacgtataaatactatatgcatatttctgtacgtataaatataaatacgtatttatgtacgtataaatattaatacgtatttctatacgtataaatattatatacgtatttctgtacgtataaatattaatacgtatttctgtacatataaatattaatacgtatttatgtacgtataaatattaatacgtattcctgtacgtatacgtacgatttaaatgtaaatacaaattcagtaaataaaatttactaaattacccttttacaaaattactttttacatttactgaaagtaatttatatttacatttaccgtaggtaaaatttaattacattta encodes:
- the LOC126786530 gene encoding uncharacterized protein LOC126786530, yielding MEAIEGFMISTQEFFDNLIHRRAKSPPSRNPIEILKRLQRETFSDLMRLRDRQDKVERMLALFGPSKRNPFQGGNTHLKGEVDFLGGFLWKHSNDDGGLQNCEALSRAGIRTGVDCRLSFETAVRESDALVCEFLAGQKHRSDVCDVSESAVYLAKVCYTANVSNWLSCLAIPVGSRCRDVAVLTSPSHQGKGLTDRSSFGPPLLNEHNGSAIGITVKNANVVVASLAQSVSGLGMQVGLGGHCFSTFAQIVCQLPGNTKLSLLGLQQMPKSSSECVNHKALSVSSATSEHYASRSTMVEASAPPLRKNSQGYVSATGSIALMLESEVDETTKIGGWVEMKKSNPRHVEWAVSVSDDSEDSVGWGMSLNGMLGGPNSCDHFQIESYLKFNLSERFSVKPGVVHIMDGNTKMTALMLRSNWSL